A genomic segment from Deltaproteobacteria bacterium encodes:
- a CDS encoding transposase, translated as QKKSLSERVHACACCGLRLDRDVNAARVILNYALTGFVTGRELSSGVEGGVTRPLKHETLTIPERSCQRA; from the coding sequence CAGAAAAAGTCACTGTCTGAGCGTGTGCACGCATGTGCATGCTGTGGGCTCAGACTTGACCGGGACGTGAATGCTGCACGAGTGATCTTGAATTATGCTTTGACAGGCTTTGTCACGGGGCGGGAACTGTCCTCAGGTGTGGAGGGTGGGGTTACCCGCCCGCTGAAGCACGAAACTCTGACCATACCGGAGCGCTCTTGTCAGAGAGCGTGA